One stretch of Tepidibacter hydrothermalis DNA includes these proteins:
- a CDS encoding DnaD domain-containing protein: MDKLRKVVIKEEYIAITGEMLEAILLNQMIYWSEKVQDFDKFINEENERVKQYKEKNELIQELNNGWIYKKASELKEELMDIASEKTINRKLDNLVEKGYLDRRRNPKYKYDRTYQYRVNFMNLIKALFEKGYTLQNYKIDINFYYEALRTNKGQNDDSNPSSDISESQDDVLKSHGDGSHRHSDGAIPKITTKSFCSSNKEFSEIKKVFDQNIHPITPIEAQKLIAYLDDDQMDYRLIIRAIEIAVCNSKRYLAYIEGVLKRWRENNLLTLEAVEAYERDYQEKKNSKGVVRNGYRDTSKKESANSFEGYKPPECKLSDEVAELNDEQLNKLIDELGI; the protein is encoded by the coding sequence GAAATGTTAGAAGCTATTTTATTAAATCAAATGATTTATTGGAGTGAAAAAGTACAAGATTTTGATAAATTCATAAACGAAGAAAATGAAAGAGTTAAACAATACAAAGAAAAAAATGAATTAATACAGGAGCTAAATAACGGATGGATCTATAAAAAAGCATCAGAATTAAAAGAAGAATTAATGGATATAGCATCGGAAAAAACAATAAATCGTAAATTAGATAACTTAGTTGAAAAAGGCTACTTAGATAGAAGAAGAAACCCTAAATATAAGTATGACAGGACATATCAATATAGAGTAAATTTCATGAATCTAATAAAAGCTTTATTTGAAAAAGGATATACACTACAAAATTATAAAATAGACATTAATTTTTACTATGAAGCTTTAAGAACCAACAAAGGACAAAATGACGATAGCAACCCTTCGAGTGACATTTCGGAAAGTCAAGATGACGTTTTAAAAAGTCATGGTGACGGCTCACACCGACACAGTGACGGAGCAATACCAAAGATTACTACAAAGAGTTTTTGTAGTAGTAATAAGGAGTTCTCAGAAATAAAAAAAGTATTCGATCAAAATATTCATCCAATAACTCCAATTGAAGCTCAAAAGTTAATAGCTTATCTAGATGATGATCAGATGGATTATAGATTAATCATAAGAGCAATTGAAATAGCAGTTTGTAACTCAAAGAGGTATCTAGCCTATATCGAAGGTGTATTAAAACGATGGAGAGAGAATAACTTACTAACCTTAGAAGCTGTTGAAGCTTATGAAAGAGACTATCAAGAAAAGAAAAACAGTAAGGGAGTTGTTAGAAATGGATATAGAGACACTTCTAAAAAAGAGAGTGCAAACTCTTTTGAGGGATACAAGCCACCAGAGTGCAAACTCAGTGATGAAGTCGCAGAACTTAACGATGAACAACTCAACAAGCTCATTGATGAACTCGGAATATGA
- a CDS encoding ATP-binding protein: protein MKSQNLTMNNSTSSLMNSEYDCPKCKDREMIYDPKLDAMEYCQCRERKQYERILKNSGISEAFREKTLKNYKATNELTAKAKKKAVNYIANFDKQSSIALLGQVGAGKTHLSIAIANALMSKNIGVLYMQYRDFITQIKQNMIDEYYYQREISKYKNATVLLIDDLFKGKVTESDINIMFELINYRYLKGAPIIVSSEYTSDNLLNIDEAIGSRIIEMCESKIIEFVGKNFNHRLNKLVI from the coding sequence ATGAAGTCGCAGAACTTAACGATGAACAACTCAACAAGCTCATTGATGAACTCGGAATATGATTGTCCTAAATGCAAGGATAGAGAAATGATATATGATCCAAAACTAGATGCTATGGAGTATTGCCAGTGTAGAGAAAGAAAGCAGTATGAGAGGATTTTAAAAAATAGTGGAATATCTGAGGCGTTCAGAGAAAAGACCTTGAAGAATTATAAAGCTACTAATGAACTTACTGCAAAAGCTAAGAAGAAGGCTGTAAATTATATAGCTAACTTTGATAAGCAAAGCTCAATAGCTTTATTAGGACAAGTGGGCGCGGGTAAAACTCATTTATCTATAGCCATAGCAAATGCTTTAATGTCAAAAAACATTGGTGTCCTATACATGCAATATAGAGACTTTATAACTCAAATTAAGCAAAATATGATTGATGAATATTACTACCAAAGGGAGATATCAAAATATAAGAATGCTACAGTGCTGCTTATAGATGATTTATTCAAAGGGAAAGTAACTGAATCAGATATAAATATTATGTTCGAGTTAATTAATTACAGGTATTTAAAAGGTGCTCCAATTATAGTATCTAGCGAGTACACATCAGATAATCTGCTAAATATTGATGAAGCTATAGGAAGTAGAATTATAGAAATGTGTGAGAGTAAAATCATTGAGTTTGTAGGAAAAAACTTTAATCATAGATTAAATAAACTAGTTATTTAA
- a CDS encoding AbrB/MazE/SpoVT family DNA-binding domain-containing protein: protein MKSTGIVRKVDQLGRIVLPAELRKTLNVADKDPIEIYVDGERIVLKKYEPSCVFCGEAKDTKYFEGKNICSKCIDKLSK, encoded by the coding sequence ATGAAATCAACAGGAATAGTTAGAAAGGTAGATCAATTAGGAAGAATAGTTTTACCTGCAGAACTTAGAAAAACATTAAATGTAGCAGATAAGGATCCAATTGAAATATATGTTGATGGAGAAAGGATAGTATTAAAAAAATATGAGCCAAGCTGTGTATTTTGTGGGGAAGCTAAAGATACAAAGTATTTTGAAGGTAAGAATATATGCAGCAAATGCATAGATAAACTAAGTAAATAA
- a CDS encoding host-nuclease inhibitor Gam family protein — MNENYRLSDIFLSVEEEERETWKIDNDNTADWALDKIKESREEYERFEKVAMAKIEQVKAALDQEKKKMENETGFFESKLREYIETVKTKDTKTQKTYSLPSGKLVIKKDKEDFKLDKEKVLENLKKLEGYEDYIKTKEDLAWGDLKKNLAIADGQIINKTTGEVLDIEGLGVEVKSGKFEIKF; from the coding sequence GTGAATGAAAATTATAGATTATCAGATATATTTTTAAGTGTAGAGGAAGAAGAAAGAGAAACTTGGAAGATAGATAACGACAATACAGCTGATTGGGCACTTGATAAGATAAAAGAATCTAGAGAGGAATATGAAAGATTTGAAAAAGTAGCCATGGCAAAAATAGAGCAAGTTAAAGCAGCATTAGATCAAGAGAAAAAGAAAATGGAGAATGAGACAGGTTTCTTTGAAAGTAAATTGAGAGAGTATATAGAAACAGTTAAAACTAAAGATACAAAGACTCAAAAGACTTATAGTTTACCAAGTGGAAAGTTAGTTATAAAAAAAGATAAAGAAGATTTCAAATTAGATAAAGAGAAAGTTTTAGAGAATCTTAAAAAATTAGAAGGATATGAAGATTATATAAAAACTAAAGAGGATCTAGCATGGGGAGATCTTAAAAAGAATTTAGCAATAGCAGATGGACAGATAATAAATAAGACTACTGGAGAAGTATTAGACATAGAAGGCTTAGGAGTAGAAGTAAAATCGGGGAAATTTGAAATTAAGTTTTAA
- a CDS encoding putative metallopeptidase — translation MKRKLIIFDEDSGEEIEKIEFSGGYNISVANLYDSGKIRFIRKLDNGKFGDKHWIKNYLYGPLAKRLIEKFDEIRHIKSEKILFIEDTEWEPGISKQPWIARIKKANKELESITGYEYVMEIRGYYTDKMSKSQVIALIYHELRHIHQDGTLIKHNIEDWSNMVATLGKDWATTMEAIENILDDDFIGWDDLRKAGRQISMFEGLRMVK, via the coding sequence GTGAAAAGAAAATTAATAATATTTGATGAAGATAGTGGAGAAGAAATTGAAAAAATAGAGTTTTCAGGTGGCTATAATATATCGGTAGCTAACCTATATGATTCAGGCAAAATAAGATTCATAAGAAAGCTTGATAATGGTAAATTTGGAGATAAACACTGGATAAAGAACTATTTATATGGGCCTTTAGCTAAAAGACTTATAGAAAAGTTTGATGAGATAAGACATATAAAATCAGAAAAGATACTTTTTATAGAAGATACAGAATGGGAACCAGGAATATCAAAGCAACCATGGATTGCTAGAATAAAAAAAGCTAATAAAGAACTTGAAAGTATTACAGGTTATGAGTATGTAATGGAGATAAGAGGTTATTATACGGATAAAATGAGTAAATCCCAAGTGATAGCATTAATATATCATGAGCTTAGACATATACATCAAGATGGAACACTAATAAAGCATAATATAGAGGATTGGAGCAACATGGTGGCTACTTTAGGCAAGGATTGGGCTACTACAATGGAAGCTATAGAGAATATACTAGATGATGATTTTATAGGATGGGATGACCTTAGAAAAGCAGGTAGACAAATAAGCATGTTTGAGGGGTTAAGGATGGTGAAATAA
- a CDS encoding Holliday junction resolvase RecU, translated as MRDTGYIKNYKMANKGMLFEEEIIKANEGYKNRGIALIQKISTPWQVKRQGKKIVSAFPVGKSTLDFRGTVKPGISISFDCKEVEKEDRGLPLKNIESHQIEYIKEALYMGEVSFILCYMKMFDKRYLIQGNKVIDYWVRWKANKGKRGFNYIPVEIMTEVKSRSGIVLDYLEGLEGVM; from the coding sequence ATGAGAGATACAGGTTATATAAAAAATTATAAGATGGCTAATAAAGGTATGTTGTTTGAGGAAGAAATAATAAAAGCTAATGAGGGTTATAAAAATAGAGGGATAGCTCTAATACAAAAGATTAGTACTCCATGGCAAGTGAAAAGACAAGGAAAGAAAATAGTATCTGCATTTCCAGTAGGTAAATCAACTTTAGATTTTAGGGGAACAGTTAAACCAGGAATATCAATATCTTTTGATTGTAAAGAGGTTGAAAAGGAAGATAGAGGATTGCCACTTAAAAATATAGAGTCACATCAAATTGAGTACATAAAAGAAGCATTATATATGGGGGAAGTAAGTTTTATTCTATGTTACATGAAGATGTTTGATAAAAGATATTTGATACAAGGTAATAAGGTGATTGATTACTGGGTTAGATGGAAGGCTAACAAAGGGAAGAGAGGATTTAATTACATACCAGTAGAGATAATGACAGAAGTAAAATCAAGAAGTGGAATAGTACTTGATTATCTTGAAGGACTGGAGGGAGTAATGTGA